gaaagagtgggggggggggggtgcagctgGTCAATGCTGGGGAGGGTCAAAGCAGACATGTTTCCGTATCGACAGCGATCGGGTAGTTTTACCTCGGCGCACAAGTGGAAGTATCCCAGGAGGATGGTGGCCTCGGAGCAAGTGATGACCAGGATGATGaagaccaggaagaggaagccgAACATGTAGTACATCTGGTGGGACCTGGGGGGCACGAGGAGACACAACGAGGAACATCAAGGACATGCAGGTCACCGATCAGCCGATTTCAATCCAATATAAAGGAATTCAgtctgtgattggaggagaAAGAGCGTCATTCTGACTCTCGGTTGTTTCTTTCTGGTTTTCTTCTCACCAGATGGAGTTCAGGATGAAGAACAGCTGAATGAAGATACATCCAAAAGGCAGAATTCCTCCCATGACGATTCCAGGCAGCGGCTTGGTGTAGAACGACTGGTCCGGGATCTGACGAGGAATCTGATTGGTCCTCACCGGGTGCTCGATGCCCTTAAAGAGACGACAGAAAGGAGAGTTTTTAAGAGAAGGGGGACAATCCTGTTGGATGAAATTAGataaaaaaagagcagaaacCGAGCGTCCAGGTGTATAAATTAAACTCACTGCCTTCTTGAAGCCAAAGTAAGCTCCTATGAAGGTGAGCGGCACCGAGACGCAGAACCAAAGTGCTAATATGGCCACCAGGGTCCCGAAGGGCATGGCTGCCGACGAGCCTTCACCCCAGAGAATGAGGTTCATCACGAAGAAATCAGCAAACACCACCCTGAGCAGAGGTAGAGGGGGGAGTGAGACACaagagaggggggaggatggagcgtgtttgtctgtcgttTTGTCGTCTCACCCcggacacaggaaggcagtcaGCAGGACGTTGGTCTTCCACTTCTCTCCTCCGAAAGCTGATGGACCACACGCAAAGAAATCTGGTTAAACTGGAGGTTCTGTTAACATCTGTTAGTCTATTGGCTGTCAGAATAATCAAAAGGAtcgtttaaaaataaattttctcgCGTACCTTTGTACAGGCGCGCTGCCACGTATCCGGCAGGAGTTCCCAGAAGCACCCAGAGAACGACGGCACACGTCATCAAAGCGCCGCGGTTGGCCGGAGAGAGGAACCCCAGACAGGCAAAGACTGGAACGGAGGATGTTATCAGACCCGACTTGTATTTAAATTCCACTAAAAGTCATAAGATCAATACATACAAAGGGTGACAAAGGTCATGATGAAGATCTGTGTTCCAGAGCCAAGAAACACAGACAGCAGCATCCCCTTCCTGGGAGGCCTGAAAACGTCTCCGTGGACCAACTTCCACCCGAACTCCTCCTGAGCGTCCTCCTGAAGGAACCAGACCAGCGGATGATGCTGAGAACGCCGCCACAGCCAAAAAACGTGACGCCAAACAAAGTTCTTTTGAACTCAGAAGCGGGAACTCACCACCGAGTCCATCTGATTGTATCGGGCGATGTCTTTGTGAAGAGTCCTCAGGAGGATCATGGCCACCATTCCAGACAGGAACAACACGATCACCAGAGAGTTCATGATGCTGGAGACGTGAAAACATGACAGAACACAAACGTTCAGACCAACGGAGACACAAGATtctaacagagaaacaaaacaccACAATGAGCAGTTTCAGGGAACAAATTTTGAcagatttaaatgtaatcaaGGCTTTTTTTGCTCTTTGAGGAAAAGAATGAACCACATGCCAGCTAGAAAGCTACAAAACTCGATCCTGCCTCGGGCTCTTCTGGGCGAGGCTGAAATGGAGCGAAAACTAATCTTCCTAGAGGCGAGTGCAGAGATCTTTAATCTTATAAAGCCAGTCTGACCTGAACCACTGGATGTTGGTATGAGGCATGGACTCCAGGATGTAGTCCCATCGAGACGCCCAGCGGATCTTGATGTcctcctgaaacacacacacacacacacacacaggtttggaTTCCTTAGTAACAGACTGGTTCCTGCTCTGGTTTTTAATTAAGACAGTGTTAAACACATCAGGTGAACTCGGACACACTCACCACAAAGTTGACAGAGTAAGTGTATGTGATCTTGAACtcgtctgtgtttttgtttttcaggaacTTTGGCTTTCCAGAACAATCAGGCTTGTCGTCGTCGGGGTTTTCAAAGCTGTGACAGGAGAAAAAGAGATTCTGAGGTCACACAGCGCCTCTTTTTCCAGCGGAGCATCGGCTCCACGATGGGCCTGAGCTCCTTTCGTCACCTTTTGGGTTCGACCTTGGCAGCGACCAATCGCGCTCCGAGCTGTTCGTGCTCGACGACGTGATAATAGATGGTGATGTCGACGTGGTTGAAGATGTAAAAAGAGTCGGTTTCTTTAAAGTTGgcctggaaaacaaaacaaagccacaaaaatgaagatgtgtgtgaatTAGAATCACCCCGTTAAAGAggattgtgtctgtgtgtcacacACTCACGTTGACCACGCAGGCGTCTTTGGCTTGGCCCGACTCTGTGATGTAACAACCAATGGGGAAGCCAGGATTACAGAACTTCTGTCCATCTTCAACGTCATAGCACCAGGTGACGGGCATGTTATCCACAAtcctacacacatacacacacacacacacacacacacacacacacacacacacacacacacacacacacacacacacacacacacacaaaccttaaGACATGTCTCAAAACCCAATATCAACAGATTTGTGATCCTTTTCTTTCACCATTGTTTGCTAACGTTAGCAGCCTGTTAGCAGCGGCTAAGTTGGCGGCAGCGATCCCAACATGAAGGGTGGATTCACCATAAACATAGgctgataaaaatgtttgaaataaattctTCTGTGAAATAATCGTGGATTCAAACAACTGAAAGAGAATCAGAAGGGCCAGAGTGGATGTGAGGGTGATTCCCGTCTCACGTTTGGGGTGTGACGGTCGTACGTACCAGTGATGCTGATAGTTGAGCAGCATGCCTTTCTTGAGGAAATCCAACTTGGCTCTGTCGGATTGGTCGCTGGGTTTGTACGATTTAGTGCAAACCTTCTGACACGTCATCGGCTTCTTGTAATTGAACTGAAACACAAGACACAATTACTCTGTGTGCTTTGGAACTTGAACAATCAGTTTGCAACGATGATGAATCACTGGGCAAACTGTATAATCCCAGTGATCCAAGGGAAACTGAAGATAGTTAGTGGTCGGTGCTTTAGTAGCTTTGGTCGATCTAATGAAACCTTTTCATTGCTCTTAAAGACTCCAACACATGAGAACAGAATAATGGGTGAGTCTGGTGTTAGCAGACCCCCCCTGATCATAATTTATCATACAGAGGACCCCACGAGAGAACTTACTACCATCATTTTTGGTAACCTCCAAATTCAAACTCAAAAACTCCAGAGGAACAATTAATATTTCCTCCCTTGGTTTGATAACAGGTAAGATTCTTTGTTGTCATTCTGTCGTGAGATCAGTGGCAGTTATATACAATTAGTCAATGCATTCAGTGtgtaaataacataaaaaagtaattttcttcACAGCATGTGACAGGCAAACGGCTTTGTAACATCCACACATACCAAGGTCGTCTCATTCTAAAGAGGCTTTGTTCTGCCTTGGCAGtgcaatgcccccccccccatcataaATGTGAGCCTCTCAAAGATTTGCTactatttagaaaaaaagagcTGCCAGGGTGGCTCACAGCTcaaggtgcatcatgggaaatagTCTAAGGCTCCGTCTGCGTTGCTCAAATTCCATTCTATGCAAGATTTAACAGGTCACGAGCCGCCAGGACGTTTGTTCGTCCTGCTGAACACGACGTCAGCATCACATCCATTTTGTACCCGGATGTGACGTCATGTTTGACCTGCGAGCGTTAAACCGGAGCTACAATCCAGAGTGTAAACACTCTGCTAACAATGACCCTCTGTTTCACATTTAGACTGAAACGTTGCGTGTTTGTTCGTAAATAAGCACCTGCTGCTCCACGTGTGTGTTTTACCTTGTATGGCGAGGATTCAATCCTCTCCCCAAAGAGAACCTGACCAAGATTCTCTGATGGACGTTTGGATTTTGACTCAGAGCAAAAATCGAACCTGCAGACAAAAGGTGGAAACTGCTTAAAATGTAAGGAATGTATCCAACTGCCTGTCATTCCTCATCCCACACTGCATTCACTGAGAGGGAGATATGTTCTCTGTCTTCTGTTTAATGGACAGGTGTCACGTTCTGTGCTAGCATGCATTCTCAATAAGTACCTGTTCTCACACCACTGGGTCACAAAACATGTTCTTCAGTCCACATAACTCAGAAGGCGTGGCCCCCGTCCCCCCCATGCCCACCTCAACGGTGAAGCCAGAATGTTACATGCAGTACTTTTCAATATGCAAATTACACCTGTCATCGTGGGTGTATGATGTATGTATGAACAAATATAATGTAACGAAACAAAGGTGCCACTTACGCATTATATTCATAAGGCAGGACAGACTCCACAGAATCCAGTCGGTTCACAAACAAGTCGATGGACGACTTAAACGAAGCAGAGATATCAACATATTAGGAATCGTAATCCATTATTAGGAGTGACACATACTGATTAAGATGGGACAGAGTTTCTATTCCGGTTCCACATAGTCATGACAACTTTATTACAAcgtatttttctgtctttcccaGAAACAATTCTTTGGATTATTTGTGTAACTTGGATGTACTCAATCAGCACAAGTGATTGAAGATTTTATTAAAACAGCCAGTCTGTTAAAACCAGCATCCATATATGCTACACATGTTCTTAATAATGGGCTGGGTAGGCTTCTGTCAGCTGGAGAAAGGGATCAAAAGCATGCTTAATATCAAAGGCTCATTTGAGGGTTTTAATGATCATTCACAACAAAAACTGATTACAGTATATGATTCTTTAGGGGAAATCTACCTCTACAATCTAGAAGCTGCATCAAATTTTGATACCTAACTGAATCAGCACAGTTTCTCCTAAAAGTGTATCTTAGTTGTGAGTCTGTGGTGTCACCCAGTCCAGAATATTTCTGGGATCCAGATAAGAGTCACCACCAAATTTTAATGGAGTTTTACTGAggcaaaatatttggaatataatataaataatgaacagacaaaaaataaatcacgaGCAAAGACAAAATATTATTTCCATCGTCAACGAATAACCTGACCTAAGAATATTAATACGGTACGATTAGCACTCAATCGAGTAATTTAACTGAAATGATAAAGTCGCCAGCACAATTCtagtaataaatgaataaaataaagacatcttaaaatgttttcagtaaAGTTGAGACTTAAAATAACACTCCAGTCAGTGAGAATGTGGTTTGATATTCAAGCTAACGACGTTCGAATCACTATAGTTGGCTAGCTAACAATCTAGCATCTGCCTTAGCATTGCCGCTCGGTTTTTCTGACGTTAGCTAACCCTGCTTCTAAAGAATTAGCTTATCAAACTTTCGTTTTcgttttaataattaatttttatactCAGCTGCACTTTAACTCGGTTATTCGGTTGATTCATCGTCACATCTGGCGGCTACACAGCTGGTTCGTGTCAAGCTATGTTTACCTTGCAGTCCGGCACTTGGCTGTTTTCTTGCTCGCAGAAGCTAACGGGCGCCAGGCCGGGCAGGTAGAACCCGGCCGCCGGGGAGAGCAGCGCGGCGCCGAGCAGCCACAGTAACATCGTCAGGCTGGTAATCTCAAGATTTAATCCAAAATCTGTTTCCTCTTCGTGCTTCACACCGCATCTGACATCCACACGGGACAGCCACCAGCATCCGGTTCTGCAGCGGGCAGACACGTCACATACCGGAAGTCCTGTTCACAACGCGGaggtttttttggttggttgtttgaaTGTAACTTTATTGATATGACTCCGCGGTCAACAATGTCCTTTAATCCAGACCAGGTGTTTTATTGTGATCAACAccaatacatatttttattggtGTCAACACcactaaatattttaaatatatttcaacaCCACCAAATATTTTGTTCAAATCTGTGTATTATTCCctcaaattataaaaaaataatcaatctgTGTAGTTTCTCATTTATCTATGGTTATCCAAAGCCGTTTAAaccaatccactggacttgaagAAAGTTCCTTTGAAAGACTTTTAGCCTTTCAAAGGCTTTTTTAGCCTTTCAAAGGCTTTTTTAGCCTTTGTAAGGCCGACCAGGTCTTCATGAACCTAATGTCAGTTTTGCCACCTATGATCCTGGAAGAAATCTCAGCCCAAATAGctcaaaacatgaaaacatgttgacAAACCAACAACCAGACAATGCATCACTTCCATGATGGACACAAAGAGGTAAAAAGCCTCCAAAGGAAATGTTTCATATCACATTTAATTCagtctgtttttcctttcttaACCAAACACACAAGATCCATTTTTGAACAGTATGAACATGTTTTAATGTAGAAATCAGTGTATATAGACAAAAAACAAGAATCTCTGTGCTTTCAAGTAGAAAATGAACCTGCTGTGATCTCTCTGAAATGGTAAAACCTGTCTATGAGACGGTGTGCTAGGCTACGCTAAGTTAAGCAAACTATTCTGAAGataaaaatgttcctttaaaACAGGCCAGACCGGATCCATCAGAATTAGATCCTCGAGCTACAATTAGTGTCTGTGTGAATACGTTGTTTCTATTTTCACTGTACTGTCAATCATAACAAGATTCAGGACTAGATTTTCATTTGAGCAGCAGGTGGAGAAAGTACCAGGAATTCTAAGTATAGATTTGTAGATAAGatttaaaaaggttttattgaCCGTgtgaaaatttatattttagtcTGATGCATTgaagaaaacatgagaaaatgagGAAGATTTATGATCCTCGACTGTGTCATTCGCTTagacaaaaacatatttcaggATGTGTCACGAAAGTCGTGATCATTTCTTAATGCACCTTAGTGTTAAAAGTTCAAAACCTATTCAGCCTTACACAAACTATCACGATCCATGTGACGCGTAATGCGTCTCAGTTCTCACTCGATAAACAGCATCACAAACCATTGACACACCGGCATCGTACGAATGATTGTAATGTCAGAAATACAACACGAATAAGTTAAACAGCAACAAACAGGGcattgaatattttcttcatatCAGGTGACCTACAATGGACAAACAGGACTTGAGGACAGGGACTCATGGGAAAGTTGGGGAGCGATGAGTCCAGCCCAtcagtcaaatcaaatatttcattaattgttcactttgtgtgtgtttttcacacaCAACACTGACAGGACTCAACGTCATTACTGTTGCTACTAcatccggaaaaaaaaaatcaggttccTCTAATCCTCATGACATTTGAAAGAATTGACCGAGCCTGAATGACAACAAGTCAGGAACCAGGAGCTGAAGTGACGAAGACGAGTCAACAAAAGAAGGGCTCAGATACAACGAAAGCAAACACTGGAGATGAGCTGCAGGATCCCAGTGTACGGTTCATATTACGTGGGAGCTCAGGGTAATGGAAACGGATACTAAAGTAAAGTTTAACAAGATGATCCATCTCATTGTGACGCTGCTGACACTTCCAACAGTTCCTCTCTAACATACGGTACAAAATTACAGCTCTATGTGACTTTTTAATAATGGTGACTCAGTATGAGTTCACTGTCTAATAAAATATGGCTTTATTCCTGCAATATAATGATGCTcttgttgtgtattttgttttgttttttctttttatcgtGAAATCTTCTTGAAATTGaagggttttggggttttttacgTTAGCATCTGGTTGCAGTGCTTATGGTAAAATAGAACCCCAGTGTGATTTCATCAATGTCAGTAAAGACATAAATCACAACGGATTCCAATCAGATGTGAAATGAAAGGAGTAACAATTAAAATTTAGATTGATTTTGGACTTTAAATTTCAAACTAAACTAGTAGGAAGCACATCAGTAATCCACCGTCTCACTTGTGTGTCTGATCCAAACGTCGTCCCTGATGTTGGGATCAATGGTGGCCTGACTACAGCTAGAACCTTCACAAACCCGTTTGGCCacttcaggtaaaaaaaatccctttagATCGGACCCGATTCGCCCGTTGAGTCCAGCTGTGAGCTACAGGAGACATTTCGTACAGTACGTCCGTTAGTGTGCGCCTCCTTTCCTGCGTCTCCACAGCCATCGGCCAGGATGTGCTCTGCTACCG
This is a stretch of genomic DNA from Antennarius striatus isolate MH-2024 chromosome 11, ASM4005453v1, whole genome shotgun sequence. It encodes these proteins:
- the tm9sf2 gene encoding transmembrane 9 superfamily member 2, producing MLLWLLGAALLSPAAGFYLPGLAPVSFCEQENSQVPDCKSSIDLFVNRLDSVESVLPYEYNAFDFCSESKSKRPSENLGQVLFGERIESSPYKFNYKKPMTCQKVCTKSYKPSDQSDRAKLDFLKKGMLLNYQHHWIVDNMPVTWCYDVEDGQKFCNPGFPIGCYITESGQAKDACVVNANFKETDSFYIFNHVDITIYYHVVEHEQLGARLVAAKVEPKSFENPDDDKPDCSGKPKFLKNKNTDEFKITYTYSVNFVEDIKIRWASRWDYILESMPHTNIQWFSIMNSLVIVLFLSGMVAMILLRTLHKDIARYNQMDSVEDAQEEFGWKLVHGDVFRPPRKGMLLSVFLGSGTQIFIMTFVTLFFACLGFLSPANRGALMTCAVVLWVLLGTPAGYVAARLYKAFGGEKWKTNVLLTAFLCPGVVFADFFVMNLILWGEGSSAAMPFGTLVAILALWFCVSVPLTFIGAYFGFKKAGIEHPVRTNQIPRQIPDQSFYTKPLPGIVMGGILPFGCIFIQLFFILNSIWSHQMYYMFGFLFLVFIILVITCSEATILLGYFHLCAEDYHWQWRSFLTSGFTAIYFLVYAVHYFFSKLQITGLASIILYFGYTMIMALIFFLFTGTIGFFACFWFVTKIYSVVKVD